The sequence CGCTCCGGAGCAACGGCGGGAAATCCGGCGGCAGTCAGAGTCGCAGCCAGATGCTGCCGCAGTTCACAATTGAACTGCTCGCCATAAAAACGGGAGCGTGCCCAGCGTTCGGCCGGCAAGCTCTTTTCCTGCCGCTGGTCGATACGGGTGGACAGCGTTTGCGGCAAGACGTAGCTGATCACCCGCAACGCTGAAGGGGGTGTCTCCAAGGTGGGAAAGGCCAAGGAAAAGGCTTCTGCCGGTGTCCAGAGAAAGGGGCCGATCATCTCTTTGAGACGGGGAAAAAACGGATCATCTCCCCCGGCGATGGCAAGATGAGGTTTGTCCCAGGCCTTTTCACTGCTGTCGGGAGTGAGTCTGTTGCCGGGGGCGCTTTCCCAAAAATCGCGGATAATCGTCTCCACCCAAGCAAGGGGGACGGTTATAAGAGCTTTCATTTTTGACCTCGCAGCCTTGAGGGAGAAGTTTACGAAACAGGCAACACATTACCAGCAGATTGACTTTAACTTATTATCTGGTTGAATAACAGCAATCGGAAACAAGCACGACTCCCGCATACCCGAGTCTGTCTCCACACCTAAGGGAAGACAGACTCATTGCATTTAGGGGAGAAGGGATGGGTTCGCTGTGCTCCAGATCATCTTGCTGCTGACTTTGCTTACCGCTCTCCCGGCTTTTGGCGCCGGGCAAAACACAAACGGCGTTGTCAGTCTCGTTGCCGAGAATGATCACTTCAACAACACCGATCGGCACTATACCAACGGCATAAATCTGGGCTGGGCCCCCCCGACCGGAACCGCTCCGGAATGGACTTTGGCGATTGCGCACTGGATCCCCTTTTTCCCGGAAGGCGGTGTTGTCCGCCATGGTTACTCCTTTGGCCAAAGCACGTTTACACCGAGCGACCTCTCTCTGGATGATCCTCCGAGCGATGATCGTCCCTATGCCGGCTGGCTCTACGGCTCAATCGGCATGGAGGCGAGAACGAACCGACAGTTCGACCAACTGATATTGACGCTGGGCATGGTCGGTCCGACAGCGCTGGCGGAGTTTAGCCAGAAAACATTACACAAAGTGCGGGCGGTGAGCAAACCGCGAGGGTGGGACAGTCAACTTGGCAACGAACCCGGCATCGTTATCAGCTATCAGCGCAGTTGGCGGACCCTTGCCGCCACAACCTTTACAGGAAGCTTTGATCTGACACCCCATGCCGGCGGAACAATCGGCAATATCTTTACTTACGCCAATAGCGGCTTGACGCTGCGTTTTGGCAGGAATCTTCCTCCGGATTACGGCCCGCCGCGAATCCAGCCGGCCTTGCCCGCTTCAATGACTTTCGCAGTCACAGATGGTTTCAACTGGCACCTCTTCGCCGGGGTCGAAGGCCGCGCCGTCGCCCGCAACATCTTTCTAGACGGCAACACCTTTGCTCACAGCCGCAGTGTTGACAGGGAGATATTTGTTGGCGATCTGCAGTTTGGTGCGGTTCTGACCTGGCGAGACATTCGCCTGAGCTACACGCATGTACTGCGAACAGACGAGTTCAAAAGTCAGCTAGAACGTCATGATTTCGGAGCTGTCAGTTTAGCAGTATTGTATTAGCGCGGAAAGGGCGGGAGTTTTATGAATTTGCCGATCCGGAAAGACAGAACAAAGAAACCCAGCTTAGTTCGTCCGCCCCGCATCGGCCTGGCACTGGGCAGCGGCTCAGCGCGGGGACTGGCACACCTCGGTGTTATCCGGGCCCTGGATGAGGCCGGAATCAAGGTTGATTATATCGCCGGGACCAGTATCGGGGCCCTGATCGGAGCGGTCTATGCGTCCGGCAGCATAGATTCCGTGGAAAGTACCTTTCAGAAGTTCGACTGGAAGAAAATGATCTCTTTCTTCGACGTCGTCTTTCCCAAGTCCGGGTTGATTGACGGCGCCAAGGTAAGTGATCTGGTCCGCACCCTCGTCCCTACCGCAGTGATCGAGTCTCTCCCGATTCCCTTTTGTGCCGTGGCAACAGACATCCAGAGCGGCGAGGAGGTCGCGATTCGCCAAGGGGATCTCATCGAAGCGGTGCGCGCCAGCCTCGCTGTCCCGGGGATCTTTACCCCGGTGCGGAGCAACGGTCTGCTGCTGATGGATGGTGGTCTGGTGAACCCGGTACCGGTCAGTGTCGCCCGTGCCATGGGCGCAGATATCGTGATTGCGGTCGATCTGAACCATCAAATCGTCGCAGGAAAAAATTTGAAGCCGTTGACGGCACACACAATGCCGCCCGACACTCCTGACAACCATAGCCAGATGTCGCGCTGGATGGATGATCTTCTGCTCTCGCTGCGCAAGCTGCGAAAAAAACTGCTCAGCGAGGATGCCCCGACCGCGAAACAATTCCATAAGTGGCTTTCGACAGAGCCGCTTCCCAATATCTTTGAGCTGTTGTTAGCCTCGGTCAATATCATGGAGGCCAGCATCACGGAGTCGCGCCTGGGGATCGACAAACCGGACCTGATCATCCGCCCCCCGCTGGGAGAGTTCCGATTCCTGGAGTTCAACCGGGCAAAGGAGATCATCTCCATCGGCTACGAAAGTGCGAAAGAAAAAATACCTTTATTGAAA is a genomic window of Deltaproteobacteria bacterium HGW-Deltaproteobacteria-4 containing:
- a CDS encoding patatin gives rise to the protein MNLPIRKDRTKKPSLVRPPRIGLALGSGSARGLAHLGVIRALDEAGIKVDYIAGTSIGALIGAVYASGSIDSVESTFQKFDWKKMISFFDVVFPKSGLIDGAKVSDLVRTLVPTAVIESLPIPFCAVATDIQSGEEVAIRQGDLIEAVRASLAVPGIFTPVRSNGLLLMDGGLVNPVPVSVARAMGADIVIAVDLNHQIVAGKNLKPLTAHTMPPDTPDNHSQMSRWMDDLLLSLRKLRKKLLSEDAPTAKQFHKWLSTEPLPNIFELLLASVNIMEASITESRLGIDKPDLIIRPPLGEFRFLEFNRAKEIISIGYESAKEKIPLLKDVSSTAK
- a CDS encoding DUF2219 domain-containing protein — encoded protein: MILLLTLLTALPAFGAGQNTNGVVSLVAENDHFNNTDRHYTNGINLGWAPPTGTAPEWTLAIAHWIPFFPEGGVVRHGYSFGQSTFTPSDLSLDDPPSDDRPYAGWLYGSIGMEARTNRQFDQLILTLGMVGPTALAEFSQKTLHKVRAVSKPRGWDSQLGNEPGIVISYQRSWRTLAATTFTGSFDLTPHAGGTIGNIFTYANSGLTLRFGRNLPPDYGPPRIQPALPASMTFAVTDGFNWHLFAGVEGRAVARNIFLDGNTFAHSRSVDREIFVGDLQFGAVLTWRDIRLSYTHVLRTDEFKSQLERHDFGAVSLAVLY